One stretch of Streptomyces sp. 135 DNA includes these proteins:
- a CDS encoding serine/threonine-protein kinase, whose translation MLDPLSGPPRHVGPYRLLALIGAGGMGEVYLARAARPGAPLVAVKTVRPDLDVDREFRTRFRREIAAARAVSGPGTAELLDGDADTQVPWLATEYVAGPSLAETVRRCGPLPAGAVRALGAGLARALASVHAAQVLHRDLKPGNVLLTPKGPTLIDFGIAQAFDATALTAAGMVVGTPGFMSPEQIEGGNAVVPASDVFTLGAVLCFAATGRGPFDDQELASVIFRIARGDADLSGVPDDLRDVVTDCLRRAPGDRPTAAALADRLADAAGRACPGPLRCSPSSPSTGRRWRAANRRWRARRSRRPTPPRPRAAALRSCLRPASRPGSLGPGGFRPREHPPPWIIAAALAAVAVTLAAVLLPGDDGGAGGNGSADAGSSGNGNAPRIVTEYGNPGRTGDFGAAATRAPARPKGWKPWSVARPGSLDDRGHGCVLVASTLVCRDGKGAATALDAATGGHRWTSRGFAADADALQGVQTVAPESDGERVYVPSERGVLAVDVSSGTERWRKPAPSGTAVMGLTYADGVVYTAEFGFSDEATAPGEARVRARRAKDGRELWTSPRLPAKVQHALLAEGGRLYAAIEGKGVLALSAKTGETVRTAPAQPCYGLLAHRSSLLCWDHDARGVRELDPGTLATRRTLAPGMEPALPPVVGEAGVLVVTTRNPDADDPVTHYMSAFDWRTGRRLWRYGAPQDTGTVALAGNRVLAVGRYEMWGRSTADDLDSYRRKNIPRPEGKTEYDDSRPLGAPLYAGGALFAATGDGRIISGYAP comes from the coding sequence GCCGCCGCGCCACGTCGGCCCGTACCGGCTGCTGGCCCTGATCGGCGCGGGCGGCATGGGCGAGGTGTATCTCGCCCGCGCGGCACGGCCCGGCGCGCCGCTCGTCGCGGTCAAGACGGTGCGGCCGGACCTCGACGTCGACCGGGAGTTCCGGACCCGCTTCCGGCGCGAGATCGCGGCGGCGCGCGCGGTGTCGGGCCCGGGGACGGCCGAACTGCTCGACGGGGACGCGGACACCCAGGTCCCGTGGCTCGCCACGGAGTACGTCGCCGGGCCCTCGCTCGCGGAGACGGTACGGCGGTGCGGGCCGCTGCCGGCCGGCGCGGTGCGCGCGCTCGGCGCCGGTCTGGCCCGCGCGCTCGCCTCGGTGCACGCGGCGCAGGTCCTGCACCGCGACCTGAAGCCGGGCAACGTGCTGCTCACCCCCAAGGGCCCGACGCTCATCGACTTCGGCATCGCGCAGGCCTTCGACGCGACGGCGCTGACGGCGGCGGGGATGGTCGTGGGCACGCCCGGCTTCATGTCCCCCGAGCAGATCGAGGGCGGTAACGCGGTGGTGCCCGCCTCCGACGTGTTCACGCTGGGCGCGGTGCTGTGCTTCGCGGCGACGGGGCGCGGCCCCTTCGACGACCAGGAACTCGCCTCGGTGATCTTCCGTATCGCGCGGGGCGACGCGGACCTCTCCGGCGTCCCCGACGACCTGCGCGACGTGGTCACCGACTGCCTGCGCCGGGCGCCCGGCGACCGGCCCACCGCCGCCGCTCTCGCCGACCGCCTCGCGGACGCCGCCGGGCGGGCGTGCCCTGGCCCGCTCCGGTGCTCTCCCTCTTCGCCGAGCACCGGGAGGCGGTGGCGCGCTGCGAACAGGCGGTGGCGCGCGCGTCGTTCGCGGCGGCCGACACCGCCGCGGCCACGGGCGGCCGCCCTCCGCTCCTGCTTACGCCCCGCCTCCCGCCCTGGCTCCCTGGGCCCCGGCGGTTTCCGGCCCCGCGAGCACCCGCCGCCGTGGATCATCGCGGCGGCGCTGGCGGCCGTCGCGGTGACGCTGGCGGCGGTGCTGCTTCCGGGGGACGACGGGGGCGCGGGCGGCAACGGCTCCGCCGACGCCGGAAGCAGCGGCAACGGCAACGCGCCCCGCATCGTCACCGAGTACGGAAACCCCGGGCGCACCGGCGACTTCGGGGCCGCCGCCACCCGCGCCCCGGCCCGCCCGAAGGGCTGGAAGCCCTGGTCGGTCGCGCGCCCCGGGAGCCTGGACGACCGGGGCCACGGCTGTGTCCTCGTGGCGTCCACGCTGGTGTGCCGGGACGGCAAGGGCGCCGCGACGGCCCTGGACGCGGCGACCGGCGGCCACCGCTGGACCTCGCGCGGCTTCGCGGCGGACGCCGACGCCCTCCAGGGCGTCCAGACCGTGGCGCCGGAGAGCGACGGCGAGCGGGTCTACGTCCCCAGCGAGCGGGGCGTGCTCGCGGTGGACGTGTCCTCCGGCACCGAACGCTGGCGCAAGCCGGCGCCCTCGGGCACCGCGGTCATGGGGCTCACCTACGCGGACGGGGTGGTCTACACCGCCGAGTTCGGCTTCTCGGACGAGGCGACGGCGCCCGGCGAGGCCCGTGTCCGCGCCCGGCGGGCGAAGGACGGCCGCGAGCTGTGGACGTCACCGCGCCTTCCCGCCAAGGTCCAGCACGCGCTCCTGGCCGAGGGCGGCCGGCTGTACGCGGCGATCGAGGGCAAGGGCGTGCTCGCCCTCTCCGCGAAGACCGGCGAGACCGTCCGCACCGCCCCCGCGCAGCCCTGCTACGGCCTGCTCGCCCACCGCTCGTCCCTGCTGTGCTGGGACCACGACGCCCGGGGGGTCCGCGAGCTCGACCCGGGGACCCTGGCCACGCGCCGCACGCTGGCCCCCGGCATGGAGCCCGCGCTGCCCCCGGTCGTCGGTGAGGCGGGCGTCCTGGTGGTGACGACCCGAAACCCCGACGCCGACGACCCCGTCACGCACTACATGTCGGCCTTCGACTGGCGTACGGGCAGGCGCCTTTGGCGCTACGGCGCCCCGCAGGACACCGGGACCGTGGCCCTTGCGGGCAACCGGGTGCTGGCCGTGGGCCGGTACGAGATGTGGGGCCGCTCCACTGCCGACGACCTGGACTCGTACCGCAGGAAGAACATCCCCCGCCCCGAGGGGAAGACGGAGTACGACGACAGCCGACCGCTCGGCGCCCCCCTGTACGCGGGCGGCGCCCTCTTCGCCGCCACCGGCGACGGCAGGATCATCTCGGGCTACGCGCCCTGA